The following are from one region of the Streptomyces fradiae genome:
- a CDS encoding DUF4139 domain-containing protein encodes MALGTEHGWASVLDGVVVYAQGALCTRLARGAVPAGGRVRVTGLPRVADPASLRVRVVGGSGVRVTEARLEVAAEPVADGGGDALRREAERLREAQALVRARRDRQSALIQEVAALRPVAPPRRRDDPRPHRPAPVEAWLDLTEFVDGRLARLHARLTELEEEALDLDHQAEVLEERLARASDARPDTHVDTTVSAVLTLDGPVGREVELAVEYGVPGAVWVPSYRLDARQGDGVGRLVLRASVAQRTGEDWTGVRVAFATADLRRRSDLPRLASIRIGRSRPAPAPAGWREPPAGLGDLFSGYDATGPRPASGGLFGRAVAAGGGAGFGARPAGAVAGAVAATPPVPPPAAVMPPPPPPAPGGPQAPGAAPRAAYGGAYGAPPPTRGMPASAAAPAPAPVAAAPVAEPVAGPPQPSGAELDYAALVLSGPDAPAARRGRLFPGTAAADPVAAEYRQRAERVASLPLPGHAARPRASAGSFDHRYDAAARADIPSDGTWHTVTVGEITVGLRTEYLCVPSVEQTVYATLVLSNTSGQALLAGGMEVAGGDGLMVTAALPTLAPGGERRVGLGPADGIRVTRRTQLHESTAGLRGGTMVLDHRVRVELANTLARPVTVEVQERVPVSSEADVKIQERADWAEPARPGDGASGAGPEPETLAPGTRLWRVDLPAGATTALDGGYEIRIPAGKTLAGGDRRS; translated from the coding sequence ATGGCACTGGGGACGGAGCACGGCTGGGCGTCGGTGCTCGACGGTGTGGTGGTGTACGCGCAGGGGGCGTTGTGCACCCGGCTGGCGCGGGGCGCGGTCCCGGCCGGCGGCCGGGTGCGGGTGACGGGGCTGCCCCGGGTGGCGGACCCGGCCTCGCTGCGGGTGCGTGTGGTGGGCGGCTCGGGCGTACGGGTCACCGAGGCGCGCCTGGAGGTGGCGGCCGAGCCGGTCGCGGACGGCGGCGGGGACGCGCTGCGCCGCGAGGCGGAGCGGCTGCGCGAGGCGCAGGCGCTCGTGCGGGCGCGCCGGGACCGCCAGTCGGCCCTGATCCAGGAGGTCGCGGCGCTGCGTCCGGTCGCGCCGCCGCGCCGGCGGGACGATCCGCGGCCGCACCGGCCGGCGCCGGTCGAGGCGTGGCTGGACCTCACGGAGTTCGTGGACGGGCGGCTCGCCCGGCTGCACGCCCGGCTCACCGAGCTGGAGGAGGAGGCCCTGGACCTCGACCATCAGGCGGAGGTCCTGGAGGAGCGGTTGGCGCGCGCCTCCGACGCCCGTCCGGACACGCACGTGGACACCACGGTGAGCGCCGTCCTCACGCTCGACGGCCCGGTCGGCCGGGAGGTCGAGCTGGCGGTGGAGTACGGGGTGCCGGGCGCCGTGTGGGTGCCGTCGTACCGGCTCGACGCCCGGCAGGGCGACGGCGTCGGACGGCTGGTGCTGCGGGCCTCGGTCGCCCAGCGCACCGGGGAGGACTGGACGGGGGTACGGGTCGCGTTCGCGACCGCCGATCTGCGCCGTCGCAGCGATCTGCCCCGGCTCGCCTCCATCCGCATCGGGCGCAGCCGGCCCGCGCCGGCGCCGGCGGGGTGGCGTGAGCCGCCGGCCGGGCTCGGCGATCTGTTCTCCGGGTACGACGCGACGGGCCCGCGACCGGCCTCGGGCGGCCTCTTCGGCCGCGCGGTCGCTGCCGGGGGCGGGGCCGGGTTCGGCGCCCGGCCCGCGGGCGCGGTCGCGGGTGCGGTCGCGGCCACCCCTCCCGTACCGCCGCCTGCCGCCGTGATGCCACCGCCGCCGCCTCCGGCGCCGGGCGGTCCGCAGGCGCCCGGTGCCGCACCGCGCGCGGCGTACGGCGGCGCGTACGGTGCGCCCCCGCCGACACGCGGGATGCCCGCCTCGGCGGCGGCCCCTGCGCCCGCGCCCGTCGCGGCGGCGCCGGTGGCCGAGCCCGTGGCCGGACCGCCGCAGCCCAGCGGTGCCGAACTCGACTACGCGGCGCTGGTGCTGAGTGGTCCCGACGCGCCGGCGGCCCGCCGGGGACGCCTGTTCCCGGGGACGGCGGCGGCCGATCCGGTGGCCGCCGAGTACCGGCAGCGGGCCGAGAGGGTCGCGTCGCTGCCGCTGCCCGGGCACGCCGCGCGGCCGCGCGCCTCGGCCGGTTCCTTCGACCACCGCTACGACGCGGCGGCCCGCGCGGACATCCCGTCCGACGGCACCTGGCACACCGTCACCGTCGGGGAGATCACGGTCGGTCTGCGCACGGAGTACCTGTGCGTCCCGTCCGTCGAGCAGACCGTGTACGCGACGCTGGTCCTTTCCAACACCAGCGGGCAGGCCCTGCTCGCCGGTGGGATGGAGGTGGCGGGCGGCGACGGCCTGATGGTGACGGCCGCGCTGCCCACGCTCGCGCCCGGCGGCGAACGGCGCGTGGGCCTCGGCCCGGCCGACGGGATCCGGGTGACCCGGCGCACCCAGCTGCACGAGTCGACCGCCGGTCTGCGCGGCGGCACCATGGTGCTCGACCACCGGGTGCGGGTCGAGCTGGCCAACACGCTGGCCCGGCCGGTCACCGTCGAGGTCCAGGAGCGGGTGCCGGTCAGCTCCGAGGCGGACGTGAAGATCCAGGAGCGGGCCGACTGGGCCGAGCCCGCGCGCCCCGGGGACGGAGCGTCCGGTGCCGGACCCGAGCCGGAGACGCTCGCCCCCGGCACCCGCCTGTGGCGGGTCGACCTGCCCGCCGGTGCCACCACCGCCCTCGACGGCGGCTACGAGATCCGCATCCCGGCCGGCAAGACCCTCGCCGGCGGCGACCGGAGGAGCTGA